A stretch of DNA from Drosophila virilis strain 15010-1051.87 chromosome 5, Dvir_AGI_RSII-ME, whole genome shotgun sequence:
TATCTTTCCAACTTTCAACCTATCCACCTATTTACCTACCTATCTTTAACCTGCTCCAGTTTACTTTTAGCGATACTTGTACTTTTCTCTTAAATAATTTGGGAACACatttctctgtgtgtgcttaCTTTGTTTATCTAGAAAATTAAACCTGAacccaaaacaaaaccaaaaccaataCTAAACTGCCTGCCCACGTTTTGAACTCCCACTACATCATATTGTTGTGTAGATGTTGTGACTCTCTGTGTTTTTGTTTCCTCATATGCTGACTACCCACGTGAATCTCTAATTTTCTAGAAAACCGAAGTATTCGTCGACGTAAATCGCATACCCATATTTAAGAAACAAGTTCGACCAATCGTTGAGCAGGATGAATATGAATCGCGGCGTGTTTGGAAGGAAGTGACTGCGGGACTCAAGTAAAATTCTTATTTTGCATAACTAACTagctgcatttatttatttagaaattaaacttacatttaaataatatattaaactCCATCCTAAATAGATTTAATGACATTGAGCGCGCcacaaatgccaaatttgttgtggagcagcagcagcgtgaTCAGGCCAAGGTTCGCAAGGAATACGACTTAGCTTGGGAGCATAAGGTATGCTAGATTTATGCTGTTTGGggtaaaatattataaatttataaacttaattttactCAAAGCACTTTAAACCGGTCGGCGATAATTGGATATATACAAAGCCGCTGAGTCAGCGCATGTATTTGCAGGAAAAGGAGGCCAAAAGATAATGCATGAATTGGCAGCGAGAAGAAACGCCAACACCAATGTTTTTCgtcatatatatctatatttccATGTAAAGATATATGTGATTCATATCAAGAATGAGAAGCCTCAATAATTGTATAATATCCTGAAGTGCGCAAACCCCAGACACAAACACTGACGACGATACAACGTAACATATGCAGGAAACTTAATGTTTTACAGTATAATGAATAATGAGATATGAGATAAGCGATAAGGAAACATCTAGTGTCCGTTTAATAATTGTAAATAGTTATACACATAACACACATAACAAACAGAAAAGCAAACGCCAAGTTTAAGTAGACAGTTAAAAGCAGCAATAGTTGAACGAAACAACGTAAGCACCTAAAGAAACAATGgttgaaatttaataaatctAATATAAactgcaataaataataatatagagagcaaacaatttaatatatagTCTCTACGCAACATACTCGTATAAAGCAACATATTATTAATTACATATGTACTAGCGTGTTTCAAAGGCAATCGCAGTAAACTGCAAAACAGAGAACACCTAAAAGAATACCTTTTACgatatgaaaacacattatGCGATATGTAATACGAAAGTTGTAGATTACAGAAAAATGTTAGAGATTTAAGCATAgaaattctattttttaaataaaagactCTAATAGAtgaaatacaatacaaatgaTATCTAATAGATACAAATACTATTAACAATTAATTCCTGTTTTCAAAAGTTTAGGCAACAGCACAATTGATTTtgtcaaataaaacaaataacgtTAACTttagtattatatattttattaaattccaTTGTCACAATAATAAAGAAGAAAGCTTTACTTACAAACCCGCAGCTAAAACTCCAACGAAATGtctgcaaaaggcaaaaaaatcaatttatagTATTCAAATATAGTTagcatataatttaattggcATTTGCCAACATTTCAACTACCGCACAGCAAAGCTATATTTTGTTCTTTGTAAACTACCGAATACTCTCACGCAAAGTTAACGCAAAATGAAACGAATAAAGAATATTACgcttttaatattgttaaaaataatcaaatatacacaaatatacagACAGCCACATATGAATAAAAAAGATGAAAGCAATACTGAAATGcctacatacaaatattttaacgaATTTCTTCCTAGAagttatacaaaaataaaacacactacccacataaaatataaatcagCCATTATACTAttattacaaaataaacattgttagtgcaaataaatatcatACGTTCAGGTTTTGAAAGTTTGTGAGTTACGCGCCAAGGAGTTCGTTCATTTGAACCTGATTTGTGAACAGTGGCAACGCTGCAGTTTGACATTTAGTAGTGGTGCCAGCTTATTTCACAAATTGACGTGGCTCTAAATTTTAGTGTTTAGGTGTATTTAGAGGCTGAAATTGCAATGCAAAAAGTTTTGCACGCAATTGGTCCATTAAATTAAACGGTGAATCGGTGCTGGAACagtgtttaaataaattcaacaaGTACGCACCAAATACATACGCGAAAACGCGAAAATCGCTCACTGATtaacagagagcgagagtgatTGTGTGTGCGATAGAGGCCGAAGCCCGCAAGGCAGCGCCGTTGTTCATtgtcagcaaaaaaaaaaaaaagaagagaaaaatagaaatttcGTTTGTTGCGTGCCAATTGCAAAGGAATTATTAATACAAAACGCCCCATTGCAACtggaactgcaactgcaaccacAATAGAAGAATAATACACACAGCATTGGGCGAAAACGCAGTGAAAAGTGTGTGCATGCTACAGAAGTCAATTAACGAGCGCAGggcaagaagaagagccaACTACAAAGTGCAAGTGCTGGTCaagtacacacatacacacacaaacatacgtTCCAACGCCCTTTTTCCAGCGATCCCATTAGTTTGGCAACATTGACAAGAAAGGTAAGcttaaaaaaaggaaaatgccCTTACACTCCGTTCACTGCCcggcaacgacgacgacgacgacgacgacgtcatcATCAACGTTTGCTGATAGAATAATTTGCTCTGTACTATGCCAGCAAATAGTAGTTAGTCTTATCACATGGCCAATTACGGTTGATAAAAcgcaacaaatatttaacagctTTGTTAGAGCGCAtaattagcagcagcagcagcagcaactgatCGGCAGGAAGCACCAGTAGCAGTAAAGGCATACAAAGCTTAAGCTCACTTTCAATGTCGCATTCCCAGTTCAATAAACGCTTTATCAAGTCCACCGACTTTATAAAGCCAAATCTGCGTCGCTTTTGTTCGCTTTCGCAGTGTGTAAATTGAATACCACGTAGCTTGATACATTCTTCCAGTGAAAAACGAAAAGTTATCTTTGGGTAGCTGCATTTTAAATACCCTACCTTACAGACTGTATataataactatatatatatatatatcagtaGCTAGGCTGTTTGCATACAATTTGCTTAGTTTTGGAaaacagtgttgccaacttttgGAGAAGTAAAAATTCGAATTTCTAAGTGTTGGAAAGTTACTTTTTCGATCGAATGAAatctataatttataataattaatattattcacTTTAGTAATCGCTTCTGTGCGGTTAGTTAAATTAACAAATGCCGAAACAGCTCAAAAGTAACAGCTAGAAAAGATTCTTGCCCTGTAATAGGGCATAAACTCCATAAAAAAGCGAACAAGAAGTTCAAGAAAAATTCGTTACGCAAAGTGCAATGCAAATGGCAATTGCTGTCAGCTTTTGTTGtgaattaaaaattcaagTTGTTCCCGCTTTGTTTTTGGGTGTTAGcggattattgttgttattgatttaggctatatatgtattattcaAATGAATTGTGCCGGAAAATAATGGTGCCAAAGCAAAGTGCCAGccagctaaataaataaagttttgtatctattatatttaacaaatatacTAAATATGTTAAATCTAGTTCATATAGCgtctgttcttgttgttgttgttgttgttgttgttgttatctgAGCACGTTTGGCAGCGATTATGCAAAGAGCTGAGTCAACTAGTTCTGGTTTTATAAAGGTTCTGCCATTGAGACGATAAGataaggcaacaacaatagtttCCCCAGCTGCGGCCTTCACGTACAGACCCAACACGTCAAATTAGACAACTGCGTGCGGCAATCAATTTAAGATATTCCATACATTTATCAGACATGGGCATGGTATTCCGGAATTGGATTTAAAATCTATTTTGCCATCCATATTTCGTAGAGATTTCCATACCAAAAGCATCTTATTCAGCCACATCTAATGAAACGGAGGCAAATAAGTTACCAGTTGCCAATAAGCAAGAACAATTGTTATTTTCAACTATTTACTTACTTACTCTTCTCCCTCCTTCTATCTTTTCAGCTGCATTCCATGAATTGAATTGTGCCCAACGCAGAATGTCAGCATACAATACAAATTTTGTGCCACCCGCGCCAAATGGCAGTTCCGGCAGCTTGGTTAATGgtcagccgcagcagcaacaacagcaacaacagctccagcagcagcagcagcagcagatttacctgcaacagcagccgtcgcagcagcaaaagcCCGTTGCACCGCAGAAGCCAGCCCATCATTTCCCTCAACAGCCAACGCAGTATCCCAtaaatgccacgcccactggcTCTGCATTGCTGCCACCTCAATTCAATAACAATGCGAAGAACAAATTTCTGCCGCCAGCCATGAGCAATGTTCCAGCGCCGACGGCACCGCTCACCAATCTGCCCGTGCATCTGCGTCCGCCCACGCTGAACGGACCCACAACAGCCGCCGCGCCAGTTGCGCCCATTACCAATGGCAGCAATGGTGCACTGAGCGCCAACTCATCGCGCACCGCATCGCCTGGTCTGGTCAGTGGCAATGCCAGCTTGGTCTCGGCGGAGGCGGCTGCACCACCAAAAGTAACGCCATCCAAGCAGCAGTTTATGGCGGGTCCGTTGGGCAACTCAATGCaatcgctgcagcagcagcagcagcagcagcagcagcagcagtcgaaGGGCGTCTCGAGCACTTCGATGCCGCCGGCTCAGCAGTCATTCACTGGCCAACTGGGACCTACGTTGGGCGACTCAATGCCGCCGTCTGCCGGTAACTTGGGCGCCTCAATGCCGTCGCAACAACTGACGATCAGCCAGTTGGGTTCCACGTTGTCGCCACCTCAACAACCGGCCAGTCAATCGGGCAGCGCATTGGGCGCCTCGATGCCGCCGTCTGCCAGCAACTTGGGCTCCACATTGGGCGCCTCGACGCCGTCGCAACAACCAACGATGAGTCAGACGGGCTCCACATCATCACCACCGGCCAGTCAGTCGGGCTATGGATTGGGCGCCTCAATGCCGCCGTCTGCCAGCAATTTGGGCTCCACATTGGGAGCCTCAAGGACGACGCAACAACCAACAATGAGTCAGTCGGGCTCCACGTCTTCACCAGTGGCCAGTCAGTCGGGCTATGGATTGGGCGCCTCAATGCCGCCGTCTGCCAGCAACTTGGGCTCCACATTGGGCACCCCATTACCGTCGCAACAACTAACGATGAGTCAGTCGGGTTCTACACAACAGCCAGCGGCGAGTCAGTCGGGCGCCTCAATGCCGCCCCAACAGCTAGCGATCAGCCAGTCGTGTCCCACGTTGCCGCCACCTCAACAGCCGGCCAGTCAGTCGGGCGCCTCATTGCCGTCCCAGCAGGCGCAACCACCCGTCAGCCAGGTCTCCAGTATGGCTAGCCAAATGCAGAACATGAATTTGAATCCCAGTAATGGACCTAGTCCGGCCGCGTCTTTTGCGCGTAAGGATTACCGTGGCGTGGCAACGGGCCTGGCTGGGCCCGTGCCGAAATTGGACACCAGCGGCGCCAATACATTGCTGGCATCGAGTGGACTGGCGCCCAGCCTGCCCAATCCCATGGCTGTGCCGTTCAATGCCACCGTGCCCCGCAACGGGAGTCCAGCGAACGTGTATGGCGCCGTTTCGGCAGCACCCAAGATGGTGCCAAGGCCAATGCCGCCCACCGGACAGAAACTGGCATACGGCATACCTGCGCCAGTGCCGGGAGCGCCAGTGCCGGCAGCACCTGCACCAGCTGTCGCGGAGCAGAACAACAATACGCAAAGTGCCGCTGCGCTGCCAACAGCGCAACGGCCACCGATGTGGCAGCCGTTGGCTGGTGCTATGCCCGCCATGCCGACTGCACTGCAAAAGCCGCAGGCTTttgtgccgccgccgctgccgtcaAATCAGCGTATGGCATCGCAGGTGCAGCTGCCGCCCTTTGGACCGCCAACAAccatggagcagcagcagaagcaacagcagcaacagcagccgcagcagcaacagcagccgcagcagcaacagcagccacagcagcaacagcagccacagctacagcagcaactgcagcagaatccacagcagcaacatcctccacagcagcaacatctgcaacagcagcagcatcctcCACAACAGCCGcatctgcaacagcagcaacatttgcaacaacagcagcagctccaccagcatcagcagcaaatGCCACAGCAACATCctccacagcagcagcagcatctgcaacagcagcaacagatcccgcagcagcaacagcttccCCATCCACAGCAATATCCGTATAAGCAAGCGTTTCCACAGGCGATGCAACcgctgccacagcagcagcagcaacaacagcagttaAGTGCACCCGGAATGTTTGGCGTGCAGCCGGGCAGTGCGCCGTTACAGTATCAGGCGCAGGGCGTGGCGCAGCAACCGCTGAGTGTGACGCAGCAGGGTTTCAGTCGTCTGTGGGGCCAGGATACCGTTGATCTGATGCAGAACCGGCATATACTGTCGCCGGCAACGATTGCGCCGCCGAAGGTTGTGCTGCACAATCAGTTCCACGAGTCTATCAACTGCAATCCGAGCATTATGCGCTGCACGCTGGCCAAAATCCCGGAGAGCAATTCGCTGCTGCAAAAGTCGCGTCTGCCGCTCGGCATAGTCATTCATCCGTTTCGCGATGTCAACGTAAGTGCTTGAAATCTCttcaaattaacaaattgttaaCGATTAGCTGTTTCCACAGAGCCTGC
This window harbors:
- the Sec24AB gene encoding protein transport protein Sec24A, coding for MSAYNTNFVPPAPNGSSGSLVNGQPQQQQQQQQLQQQQQQQIYLQQQPSQQQKPVAPQKPAHHFPQQPTQYPINATPTGSALLPPQFNNNAKNKFLPPAMSNVPAPTAPLTNLPVHLRPPTLNGPTTAAAPVAPITNGSNGALSANSSRTASPGLVSGNASLVSAEAAAPPKVTPSKQQFMAGPLGNSMQSLQQQQQQQQQQQSKGVSSTSMPPAQQSFTGQLGPTLGDSMPPSAGNLGASMPSQQLTISQLGSTLSPPQQPASQSGSALGASMPPSASNLGSTLGASTPSQQPTMSQTGSTSSPPASQSGYGLGASMPPSASNLGSTLGASRTTQQPTMSQSGSTSSPVASQSGYGLGASMPPSASNLGSTLGTPLPSQQLTMSQSGSTQQPAASQSGASMPPQQLAISQSCPTLPPPQQPASQSGASLPSQQAQPPVSQVSSMASQMQNMNLNPSNGPSPAASFARKDYRGVATGLAGPVPKLDTSGANTLLASSGLAPSLPNPMAVPFNATVPRNGSPANVYGAVSAAPKMVPRPMPPTGQKLAYGIPAPVPGAPVPAAPAPAVAEQNNNTQSAAALPTAQRPPMWQPLAGAMPAMPTALQKPQAFVPPPLPSNQRMASQVQLPPFGPPTTMEQQQKQQQQQQPQQQQQPQQQQQPQQQQQPQLQQQLQQNPQQQHPPQQQHLQQQQHPPQQPHLQQQQHLQQQQQLHQHQQQMPQQHPPQQQQHLQQQQQIPQQQQLPHPQQYPYKQAFPQAMQPLPQQQQQQQQLSAPGMFGVQPGSAPLQYQAQGVAQQPLSVTQQGFSRLWGQDTVDLMQNRHILSPATIAPPKVVLHNQFHESINCNPSIMRCTLAKIPESNSLLQKSRLPLGIVIHPFRDVNSLPVIQCVNIVRCRLCRTYINPFVYFVDSKMWKCNLCYRVNELPEDFQFDPATKTYGDVTRRPEVRSSTIEFIAPSEYMLRPPQPAMYLFLFDVSIIAQQSGYLESACSVLNRHLDEMPGDARTQVGFICYDSFVHFYSMAEGLNQPHEMTLLDIDDPFLPRPDSLLVNLKECKELVRDLLKQLPKRFAHTHDPGSALGAALQVAFKLMQASGGRITVFQSCLPNKGPGALEAREDPNNRSAKDVAHLNPATDFYKRFALECSGYQIAVDLFLMNQQYSDMATISGVSKHSGGCVHHFPLYQRTKQHMVESFKQCFKRYLTRKIGFEAVMRIRCTRGLQVHTFHGNFFVRSTDLLSLPNVNPDAGYGMQISYEESLTDVKTICFQAALLYTNSEGERRIRVHTVCLPVTSSLPEVMHAADTEAIVGLLSKMAVDRSTASNLSDARDAFINATIDVFNAFKIAQNLPSGQSGQLIAPRSLALLPLYILALLKHPAFRVGTSTRLDDRVFAMDNMKTMPLDQLMKYIYPELYKIDALVYHVRHTNVSTTQDDDDDDDELLPEMQRLQLSAEHLDSRSIFVMDCGTLIMIYVGINVPTDVLQALLGISSTSELADYVYGLPNVVSAENDALKRFIQRLNYDKPYAPLVQIIRDTSTAKAQFIERLTDDRSESSLSYYEFLQHIRAQVK